A stretch of the Zeugodacus cucurbitae isolate PBARC_wt_2022May chromosome 6, idZeuCucr1.2, whole genome shotgun sequence genome encodes the following:
- the LOC105214002 gene encoding putative sodium-dependent multivitamin transporter, giving the protein MEPTFDGWDFAVLITILAISAMIGIYYRYTGGKQKTIKEYLLADQSMTTFPVAVSLMASFMSSITLLGVSSESYQFGTMFCVINLAYLICTPIAAYLFLPVFYRMRTMSVYEYLERRFGHSTRLAASLAYSVQMILYMGIVLYAPALALEAVTGVNKVTAILVIGLICTFYSTIGGLKAVLITDVFQSLLMFAAIYAVIVVSAVKAGGLAPIWQVAEERSRVYFTEFSLDPTVRHTWWSLLIGGMVTYLSLYGVNQVQVQRLLSVRNLESAQAALWWNLPILGTLSFSTLFSGLAIFHYYRNCDPLLEGRIQSRDQLMPLFAVDTMGQYPGLCGLFVSGIFSASLSTVSSAVSSLSTVTLEDYIKPLYKHFTKSPLHDTKSTLPSKIMACIYGLVCIGMAFTAGSMGGVLQASLTIFGIIGGPLLALFTLGLCTTRANQRGVLLGLLIGFIFSFIIGFGGPKQPPTPLDFKADDCPAAGNDNITLVAAALTQVQNMTFNMTTAQPMIATTPIEYNWFYRLSYLWFSVIGFLITTFMGYVLSLLLETLKWADNKQIYLDYQQIDVDLFIPPLARRLRKHNAEEMTKL; this is encoded by the exons ATGGAGCCAACTTTTGATGGTTGGGATTTCGCCGTATTGATTACGATACTGGCAATCTCGGCTATGATCGGTATTTACTACCGTTATACGGGAGGAAAGCAGAAAACCATTAAAGAATACCTCCTAGCCGATCAGAGTATGACCACATTTCCGGTTGCTGTGAGTTTGATGGCGAGTTTTATGTCCTCCATCACTTTATTGGGTGTCTCCAGTGAGAGTTATCAATTCGGCACTATGTTTTGTGTTATCAATCTGGCATATCTTATATGCACACCGATTGCAGCGTATTTATTCCTACCGGTCTTCTATCGCATGCGCACTATGAGCGTCTATGAATATTTGGAACGTCGTTTTGGTCACTCAACACGTCTCGCCGCATCACTGGCCTACTCCGTACAGATGATACTTTACATGGGTATTGTGCTTTATGCGCCAGCGCTGGCTCTCGAAGCTGTCACCGGTGTAAACAAAGTTACCGCTATATTGGTTATCGGTCTGATTTGTACCTTCTACTCGACGATTGGTGGCCTGAAAGCTGTGCTAATAACCGATGTCTTTCAATCGCTTTTAATGTTCGCTGCCATTTACGCCGTCATCGTGGTGTCGGCCGTTAAAgctggcggtttggcgccaatttggCAGGTAGCAGAGGAGCGGAGTCGTGTATATTTCACCGAATTTTCTTTGGATCCCACTGTGCGTCACACTTGGTGGAGTCTACTCATTGGTGGCATGGTGACATATCTATCATTGTACGGTGTCAATCAGGTGCAAGTGCAAAGGCTATTAAGTGTACGGAATTTGGAGAGTGCCCAAGCGGCGCTATGGTGGAATTTACCTATTTTGGGCACACTCAGTTTCAGCACATTATTCAGTGGTTTAGCGATATTCCACTATTACAGAAATTGTGATCCCCTGCTAGAGGGTAGAATACAATCGAGAGACCAATTGATGCCATTATTTGCCGTGGATACAATGG GTCAATATCCCGGTTTATGTGGTCTCTTCGTCTCGGGCATCTTTTCCGCCAGTCTCTCTACAGTTTCATCTGCGGTCAGCTCGTTATCGACCGTAACGCTTGAGGACTACATCAAACCATTGTATAAACACTTTACGAAATCACCGTTACATGACACGAAATCAACACTGCCGAGTAAAATTATGGCCTGCATTTATGGACTTGTCTGTATCGGTATGGCATTCACGGCTGGTTCCATGGGTGGCGTTCTACAGGCATCTCTCACCATATTCGGCATAATCGGTGGACCATTGTTGGCGCTTTTCACACTCGGCTTATGCACGACACGTGCGAATCAACGCGGCGTTCTACTCGGTTTACTAATCGGTTTTATATTCTCTTTTATTATCGGTTTCGGTGGTCCGAAACAACCACCAACACCGTTAGATTTCAAAGCAGATGACTGCCCAGCTGCCGGTAATGATAATATCACTTTGGTTGCGGCGGCTCTTACACAAGTGCAAAACATGACATTCAATATGACAACCGCACAACCAATGATAGCAACAACTCCCATAGAGTATAATTGGTTCTATAGATTGTCGTATTTGTGGTTTTCCGTAATtggatttttaattacaacatttATGGGTTATGTTTTAAGTTTGCTCTTGGAGACACTAAAATGGGctgataataaacaaatttacttaGATTATCAGCAAATCGATGTAGACTTATTCATACCACCGTTGGCGCGTAGATTAAGAAAGCATAACGCTGAAGAAATGACAAAGTTGTAA
- the Ate1_0 gene encoding arginyl-tRNA--protein transferase 1 isoform X3, which yields MEFTINQYFSKQNGRCGYCKGLKTSVSHGMHSYTMFPQDYQELIDRGWRRSGLYCYKPLNNETCCPCYTIKCDALEFKLNKSHKKILKRMTRFLRDGKKDKSEESGTANAVKQVKDDGGATDGAVNEMDTIGGMNDEPREPNLPITDVDLAVVAAANPEKHESARKQHESFDDQQSTQPESVSNSTTESADVADGQIATKKSHNATNVQCKKAKIIRLERRQAKIVAAGGVQVAESKKAATKKQTNAQEKTLADYFADASPSDKHKLQLKLVHVKSQEFKDTLDTTYALYQKYQTIIHNDPPTLISDYLEFLQESPVKHKKTRDGPAVGYGSFHQQYWLDDKLIAVAVIDILPYCVSSVYFFYDPDYSFLSLGTYGSLREIDLVQQLADKVPALKYYYMGFYIHSCPKMRYKGRLTPSYLLCPEVYTWHLLTDEIRDKLNQNKYQRFNANTDAKDVDDFQDSDLNKVVLLYDNTCLTYRQYIQLTGDDDDRAVVIEYGKLVGKSLSHRMLYVKT from the exons atggaatttacaataaatcaatattttagcaAGCAGAATGGCCGGTGTGGTTATTGCAAAGGCTTAAAAACATCGGTTTCCCATG GTATGCATTCATACACAATGTTTCCACAAGATTATCAGGAGTTGATCGATCGCGGCTGGCGTCGTTCGGGTCTATATTGCTATAAACCGCTGAATAATGAAACCTGTTGTCCTTGCTATACAATCAA ATGTGATGCTTTAGAGTTCAAACTGAataaatcacataaaaaaattttaaaacgtaTGACGCGTTTTTTACGTGATGGTAAGAAAGATAAAAGCGAAGAATCTGGCACAGCTAACGCTGTTAAACAAGTTAAGGATGATGGTGGTGCCACGGATGGTGCAGTTAATGAAATGGATACTATAGGTGGTATGAATGATGAGCCACGAGAACCAAATTTGCCTATCACCGATGTCGATTTAGCTGTCGTAGCAGCCGCCAATCCGGAAAAGCATGAATCAGCGCGCAAGCAACACGAAAGCTTCGATGATCAGCAATCAACGCAGCCAGAAAGCGTTAGCAACAGCACTACAGAAAGTGCGGATGTAGCTGATGGACAAATTGCAACAAAGAAAT CGCATAACGCCACCAATGTACAATGTAAGAAAGCGAAAATCATACGTTTGGAACGTCGACAAGCTAAAATTGTCGCGGCTGGCGGTGTACAAGTGGCCGAAAGTAAAaaggcagcaacaaaaaagcaaacaaatgcgCAAGAAAAGACACTTGCAGATTATTTTGCCGATGCAAGTCCGAGTGATAAACACAAATTACAG ttAAAACTGGTACATGTTAAAAGTCAGGAATTTAAAGATACGCTAGACACTACATATGCGCTCTATCAGAAGTATCAAACAATCATACACAATGACCCACCCACGCTGATTAGTGattatttggaatttttacAAGAGTCACCAGTGAAG CACAAGAAAACACGCGATGGTCCTGCAGTCGGCTATGGTTCATTTCATCAACAATATTGGCTGGACGATAAGCTTATAGCTGTGGCCGTCATTGACATCCTACCATATTGTGTCAGTTCAGTCTACTTTTTTTATGATCCAGACTATAGCTTCTTGTCGCTGGGCACCTATGGTTCATTGAG agAAATCGATCTTGTGCAACAATTGGCTGACAAAGTGCCTGCTCTCAAATACTACTACATGGGTTTCTACATACATTCTTGCCCCAAAATGCGTTATAAGGGCCGTTTGACGCCCTCCTATTTGCTATGCCCTGAGGTGTACACCTGGCATTTGCTGACTGATG AAATTCGTGAtaaattaaaccaaaataaatatcaacGTTTTAATGCGAATACTGATGCTAAAGATGTGGATGATTTTCAAGATTCGGATTTAAATAAAGTTGTGCTTTTGTACGATAACACTTGTTTAACTTATCGACAGTATATACAG ctcactggtgatgatgatgatcgTGCCGTTGTAATAGAATATGGCAAATTGGTTGGCAAGTCTTTGTCACATCGTATGCTTTATGTCAAAACTTGA
- the Ate1_0 gene encoding arginyl-tRNA--protein transferase 1 isoform X2, translating into MEFTINQYFSKQNGRCGYCKGLKTSVSHGMHSYTMFPQDYQELIDRGWRRSGLYCYKPLNNETCCPCYTIKCDALEFKLNKSHKKILKRMTRFLRDGKKDKSEESGTANAVKQVKDDGGATDGAVNEMDTIGGMNDEPREPNLPITDVDLAVVAAANPEKHESARKQHESFDDQQSTQPESVSNSTTESADVADGQIATKKSHNATNVQCKKAKIIRLERRQAKIVAAGGVQVAESKKAATKKQTNAQEKTLADYFADASPSDKHKLQVILIAPHKKHVTDEAFNLYKKYQLLVHNDDPNRLTPTNLERFCYKSPIKHKKTRDGPAVGYGSFHQQYWLDDKLIAVAVIDILPYCVSSVYFFYDPDYSFLSLGTYGSLREIDLVQQLADKVPALKYYYMGFYIHSCPKMRYKGRLTPSYLLCPEVYTWHLLTDEIRDKLNQNKYQRFNANTDAKDVDDFQDSDLNKVVLLYDNTCLTYRQYIQSFKIPSIDNMLDVIRSRIYKKLTGDDDDRAVVIEYGKLVGKSLSHRMLYVKT; encoded by the exons atggaatttacaataaatcaatattttagcaAGCAGAATGGCCGGTGTGGTTATTGCAAAGGCTTAAAAACATCGGTTTCCCATG GTATGCATTCATACACAATGTTTCCACAAGATTATCAGGAGTTGATCGATCGCGGCTGGCGTCGTTCGGGTCTATATTGCTATAAACCGCTGAATAATGAAACCTGTTGTCCTTGCTATACAATCAA ATGTGATGCTTTAGAGTTCAAACTGAataaatcacataaaaaaattttaaaacgtaTGACGCGTTTTTTACGTGATGGTAAGAAAGATAAAAGCGAAGAATCTGGCACAGCTAACGCTGTTAAACAAGTTAAGGATGATGGTGGTGCCACGGATGGTGCAGTTAATGAAATGGATACTATAGGTGGTATGAATGATGAGCCACGAGAACCAAATTTGCCTATCACCGATGTCGATTTAGCTGTCGTAGCAGCCGCCAATCCGGAAAAGCATGAATCAGCGCGCAAGCAACACGAAAGCTTCGATGATCAGCAATCAACGCAGCCAGAAAGCGTTAGCAACAGCACTACAGAAAGTGCGGATGTAGCTGATGGACAAATTGCAACAAAGAAAT CGCATAACGCCACCAATGTACAATGTAAGAAAGCGAAAATCATACGTTTGGAACGTCGACAAGCTAAAATTGTCGCGGCTGGCGGTGTACAAGTGGCCGAAAGTAAAaaggcagcaacaaaaaagcaaacaaatgcgCAAGAAAAGACACTTGCAGATTATTTTGCCGATGCAAGTCCGAGTGATAAACACAAATTACAG GTGATTTTAATAGCGCCGCATAAAAAACACGTTACTGATGAAGCATTcaatttatataagaaatacCAATTGCTCGTACACAATGACGATCCAAATCGTCTAACACCAACTAATTTAGAGCGTTTTTGTTACAAATCTCCTATTAAG CACAAGAAAACACGCGATGGTCCTGCAGTCGGCTATGGTTCATTTCATCAACAATATTGGCTGGACGATAAGCTTATAGCTGTGGCCGTCATTGACATCCTACCATATTGTGTCAGTTCAGTCTACTTTTTTTATGATCCAGACTATAGCTTCTTGTCGCTGGGCACCTATGGTTCATTGAG agAAATCGATCTTGTGCAACAATTGGCTGACAAAGTGCCTGCTCTCAAATACTACTACATGGGTTTCTACATACATTCTTGCCCCAAAATGCGTTATAAGGGCCGTTTGACGCCCTCCTATTTGCTATGCCCTGAGGTGTACACCTGGCATTTGCTGACTGATG AAATTCGTGAtaaattaaaccaaaataaatatcaacGTTTTAATGCGAATACTGATGCTAAAGATGTGGATGATTTTCAAGATTCGGATTTAAATAAAGTTGTGCTTTTGTACGATAACACTTGTTTAACTTATCGACAGTATATACAG TCATTTAAAATACCCAGCATTGACAACATGTTGGACGTCATAAGGAGCAGAATTTACAAAAAG ctcactggtgatgatgatgatcgTGCCGTTGTAATAGAATATGGCAAATTGGTTGGCAAGTCTTTGTCACATCGTATGCTTTATGTCAAAACTTGA
- the Ate1_0 gene encoding arginyl-tRNA--protein transferase 1 isoform X1, which yields MEFTINQYFSKQNGRCGYCKGLKTSVSHGMHSYTMFPQDYQELIDRGWRRSGLYCYKPLNNETCCPCYTIKCDALEFKLNKSHKKILKRMTRFLRDGKKDKSEESGTANAVKQVKDDGGATDGAVNEMDTIGGMNDEPREPNLPITDVDLAVVAAANPEKHESARKQHESFDDQQSTQPESVSNSTTESADVADGQIATKKSHNATNVQCKKAKIIRLERRQAKIVAAGGVQVAESKKAATKKQTNAQEKTLADYFADASPSDKHKLQLKLVHVKSQEFKDTLDTTYALYQKYQTIIHNDPPTLISDYLEFLQESPVKHKKTRDGPAVGYGSFHQQYWLDDKLIAVAVIDILPYCVSSVYFFYDPDYSFLSLGTYGSLREIDLVQQLADKVPALKYYYMGFYIHSCPKMRYKGRLTPSYLLCPEVYTWHLLTDEIRDKLNQNKYQRFNANTDAKDVDDFQDSDLNKVVLLYDNTCLTYRQYIQSFKIPSIDNMLDVIRSRIYKKLTGDDDDRAVVIEYGKLVGKSLSHRMLYVKT from the exons atggaatttacaataaatcaatattttagcaAGCAGAATGGCCGGTGTGGTTATTGCAAAGGCTTAAAAACATCGGTTTCCCATG GTATGCATTCATACACAATGTTTCCACAAGATTATCAGGAGTTGATCGATCGCGGCTGGCGTCGTTCGGGTCTATATTGCTATAAACCGCTGAATAATGAAACCTGTTGTCCTTGCTATACAATCAA ATGTGATGCTTTAGAGTTCAAACTGAataaatcacataaaaaaattttaaaacgtaTGACGCGTTTTTTACGTGATGGTAAGAAAGATAAAAGCGAAGAATCTGGCACAGCTAACGCTGTTAAACAAGTTAAGGATGATGGTGGTGCCACGGATGGTGCAGTTAATGAAATGGATACTATAGGTGGTATGAATGATGAGCCACGAGAACCAAATTTGCCTATCACCGATGTCGATTTAGCTGTCGTAGCAGCCGCCAATCCGGAAAAGCATGAATCAGCGCGCAAGCAACACGAAAGCTTCGATGATCAGCAATCAACGCAGCCAGAAAGCGTTAGCAACAGCACTACAGAAAGTGCGGATGTAGCTGATGGACAAATTGCAACAAAGAAAT CGCATAACGCCACCAATGTACAATGTAAGAAAGCGAAAATCATACGTTTGGAACGTCGACAAGCTAAAATTGTCGCGGCTGGCGGTGTACAAGTGGCCGAAAGTAAAaaggcagcaacaaaaaagcaaacaaatgcgCAAGAAAAGACACTTGCAGATTATTTTGCCGATGCAAGTCCGAGTGATAAACACAAATTACAG ttAAAACTGGTACATGTTAAAAGTCAGGAATTTAAAGATACGCTAGACACTACATATGCGCTCTATCAGAAGTATCAAACAATCATACACAATGACCCACCCACGCTGATTAGTGattatttggaatttttacAAGAGTCACCAGTGAAG CACAAGAAAACACGCGATGGTCCTGCAGTCGGCTATGGTTCATTTCATCAACAATATTGGCTGGACGATAAGCTTATAGCTGTGGCCGTCATTGACATCCTACCATATTGTGTCAGTTCAGTCTACTTTTTTTATGATCCAGACTATAGCTTCTTGTCGCTGGGCACCTATGGTTCATTGAG agAAATCGATCTTGTGCAACAATTGGCTGACAAAGTGCCTGCTCTCAAATACTACTACATGGGTTTCTACATACATTCTTGCCCCAAAATGCGTTATAAGGGCCGTTTGACGCCCTCCTATTTGCTATGCCCTGAGGTGTACACCTGGCATTTGCTGACTGATG AAATTCGTGAtaaattaaaccaaaataaatatcaacGTTTTAATGCGAATACTGATGCTAAAGATGTGGATGATTTTCAAGATTCGGATTTAAATAAAGTTGTGCTTTTGTACGATAACACTTGTTTAACTTATCGACAGTATATACAG TCATTTAAAATACCCAGCATTGACAACATGTTGGACGTCATAAGGAGCAGAATTTACAAAAAG ctcactggtgatgatgatgatcgTGCCGTTGTAATAGAATATGGCAAATTGGTTGGCAAGTCTTTGTCACATCGTATGCTTTATGTCAAAACTTGA